GGAATGCAGTAATACCCATGACAGATCTGACAGGTTAACTAAAACCAAGAGCCCTTTCTGGTacaaaacaaaggcaaacaCAAGAAAGACAATCAGAGATATTACTTGGTCATGATAGCTGGTACTAACAAGGCTCTCCATTGAATCAGGTCTGTCACTGCTAACACATTAACTAGCGGAAGGTAGCAGGTGCAAACATTCGGTCTTCGGTAATGTTTATATATTTCGCTAAACCAAAACCTTAACAGTAACCAAGTTtaggttttaaaaatgaaatatttgaaaATACTGCCTCCCCTCTCCCTTTGTCGCGGCAGAAAACAAACCTAAAGTCTTTCCATATTATACAACTTGAAGGCCACGATAGCTTCGGCTGGCCGATCAACATGTGTTAAACTAAATGACAGGTAGGtacgggtaaaaaaaaaaatggccgTGAATTCTCGCAGGTCACGTATGCTACTCTCGGTCTTCCTGGAGCCAAAGATACCGTGAGTGGTAACACAGCACATTAATAATCGCGTAATTTAGCTTACAGGGGGTTAAGAAGATGTCactgaaagataaaaaaaaatgctgattcCATCTGAATGTCTGCAATTTGGTCAAAATCCATAAACTGTTAAATCGCCTTCGGCTGCGTTAGCTAGCTAATTGTTAGCTAACTTAGCAGCAACGACGGATAAATACAATAATATAGCACTGTTATGGGGTCGacgctttgtttttgttttttcggtTGTTACGGACGGTTAAAACAAACGACACCATACCTTACGTCTGAACGCCAACAATGATGACCGCTAACAGTCCTGCTCTGAAAGGTTATTTCGGGTTTCTGCTTGTTTTAATGTGGGCTGCGTCTCCTTCTCGGAAGTAGGCGCGGTCAAACAGTGACGTGCCTGTCTTAGCCTTAGATTACAGCTCGCGTACTTTATAacataataatgaaataaacgAAAGAAACAAAGCTCTTAAGTTTGTGTGGATTCACATAAAACGAGTGTAGTACTTGTAGTGCTACCAATAAGCCAAATGAGGGTTGTTGTACTTCCATCCATTTTACTTAGTAAATGTAGCACCAGGAAGAAAAACTAAATTAGTTGAAACCGCTGTATTTCTGAAATTAGTTTGTATGCTATAaccgtttttttgttttttgttctgtcttttctgaACATAATACGCACAAGTTTATGAGCCCCACCCACCATAAACCCAACACTTCCTTATTACTCTGTTGTTCCATACTTCACATAAATATGCAGTTTTCCCTTCTTAAAGCAGTATTAATAGGACACAGCACGAGACCTGTATATAAAAAGACACATACACCTTTAAGACAATATGAAAGTGCAGGCTGTTCTTTACTGTCCTTGAAAATCTTTGGCCCTCTTTTGTAAGCCATGCATACTACTTGTGACATACTTGTGAAAACATTTTGTGTTGTAAATTACAGTGCCCAATACATTCAAACAGGGTGACGCATTACAAAACAGGGCGGACTGAATCAATGTGAGGAAATAAACTTCCTGCTGTACTTTGGTCTGTTTATTCACCATTCACAATTCCTGCTTTTTCCAAATGTTTTTCCAAACATTCCTTTAAATGACATCAACcacacttgaaaaaaaaatacaaaaacttcagaggattattttatttatttatttacatttgtttttacatttaaaacaacctACAGAAGAGAAAGTGCAACTCGTACTAAACTGTCTGGaatcaaatgtatttaaatacaAACTTTAATCATAAGTGTAAATGGACATTTAAACttacaaattaacttaataCCTCCttacaaattaacttaataCTTTAAATGTGTCTTTCACATGTCAGGTCATTTTTGTATGACCTCCACATGACCCCTGTTCACAATTACTTGGCAAGCACGCAGAGATTCAAATTTATTTAATGGATTTATCCTGAAGTTTAAAACTGAGACTTAAAAAAGAGTGATTTCATATTAACATGAAACCAGGTGATTATAAGCAAAAAGAAATGTTCAAAAACTTGTGGAAACTGTTTATCAAATAGTGTTTTCTAAACATAAAAGTGAACATTATATGATCATTCACATGCAGCAATGTGaaatcaaattaaaacaaaatatgatgACTTTTGTGACACTCCACGTAGCCAAACCTTTTATATCATATTGTATATCTAGGTACACGGGCCTTTCTTAACTTATCCAGATCTTCCCTGAAATAAGACCACAGACAGGAGGAGACCATTATTCAGTCATATCGAATCACAGGATTTTCACATTCACAGAATGGAAATTACTAGAATTGTCCAAAATTATCTCTATATTATGCTAGCAACCTCCTGAGGTATTTAATACAAATTTTAACAACAATTGAGAAGTGAAGCTACATATACTTAAGCAATTTTAATTCATAACATGCGTATACATTAAGGAAGTCCAGGTGACCAGTAACGTTTTTATGTCACGGTAAGGTTTGCATTGATTATGTATCCAGGTTCACACTTTAACATTGCTGACGACAACTATATCTTCAGAGGTTAAAAATCCTCATTCTATTCATCATTTGGACTCTTCATATTCAACTTGTGggaaacaaaaaggaaactGTATATCAATACAGTTATCCAAAATGACCTTATCTATCATTAACCAGGAGACTGGTCCAATTGAGGCTATAAAGGCAAAgttggaatttaaaaatacatattaaATTCACATACACATTGTAGTAATTGCACACCTTTAATACCAAATcatctacagagaaaattaaatgATATGATTAGATATGCTTAGAGAGGCACGTCAGTTTTAGCTATATATTTTGTGTAATATGCTGAGATAATTAGAATTAGAgctatttgtatttattagaggaattttgttatattttataaCCTTGTAATATGCTGTATTATTTCACTTAGTTTAGTTAGTTACTGTACTTAGAGTCTTGGAGTAACTTTGACCACATAATTTCTGCTTTGAAAGCAATGTTTAAGCCAAACCTGATGTTTGcttataaataaaaagaatggTTCCTGGTGTCGTCCCTACAGTgagaaaaacagtttttaattcAAAGCTAGCACTGGACATGCACTCAAAAAAACGCTGAGTAATGATCTATGTAAATATGGTAAAAATCTTCTGTTGTCAGTTCTTTAATTTAATGCTGTAATTCAATAAGTGTCTTTACATTACTGAAATATAATGATGCAAGAAATAAAATATTAGCTGCCAAGATCCATGCATATATTCATGCTCATAGTAGAGGTAAAGTGCCATTCAGCAATACTCTCCACTTTTTGCTGAAAATCACTGGCCAGGACCCCGTAGTCTTCATTTACCTGCCTTTTTTGCACTTTTCATAAATATGCAGCAGGAGGACTTAGGCTCAGAATTGGGGTTGAAGTTGCACTTAGAGCAAAGAGATCATGCTTGAGCTCAGCACttacaaataattattttaatttttgacTTACGAATACACTGAGGAAGTCCAGGTGACCACTGACCATTTAGCTCACACGTCACAGTAGCGGATCCAGTCATTGTGTATCCAGCGTTACACTGTAATGTGACTGTAGACAAGTATCCATATGGAGGTCGAGCACCGCTACTCAACTGTCCAAATGAAATCTCTGGATCTTCACATTCAACCTCTGCAGGGAAAGAAAGTAAGCATTGGTGCAGTTGTCAAAAATGACCTTTTCCACAGTATGTATTAGCCTAATTTATACtacacaagaaaaaacaaaataagttaTTGAAAATAACTCAAGACACTTACTGATACATTTTGGAGGCTCAGGTTTGAATGTTCCATCATCCGAACAATACGACTGTCGTGATCCAACAACTGTATAATCCTTTTTACAGGTGTAATATATAACATTATTATATTCATAGAGATCTTTATTTGGACTGAAAGAGCCATCTTGTACTACAGGGGGTGATTCACATTGTGTcactggaaaataaaaatacaaatctaTCAGAATGAAAACAAGCAGTGAGCTTTTAATCAGGGGTGTGACttgtattacttttttttttttttttttttggcctgtcccgtttggctcttttgccatcagaattgttgtctaaaggcaaagaaagatgcccaacggacttactttaccaaattgaccatcccagccttgccgtaatggtccatttgattcaccttttattgtttattttattttcacttgctgaatacgggacagacttgactgggggaaagaaggggagaaagaaagagggaaagagaaacagctgagaagagggacgggggagaagggcaaagacaaaaaccaacagaacgggcagagaaaaaaaagaaaaaaatgcatatatcaatcacctgggtcacctgctgagaaagaaaaaagaaaacaagcagaagagaacaagagtaatagaataaacaacatcacaatgatatatgggaatatgacagtaaatactaaatattaaacattattgtgcagcacataagatcaacagaacacagtgtgctttgaggtaggagccaaaaagggtgtagtttgtgggtgtgatcacccgtgtgtacacctgtgagcatggacgcgcttgtttttttttttttaaaggttccttcatgtaatgatctgctagagggtgtgggggggccacagccccgtcctccagggcatgaagcaggtatggaggagatcaaaactccagacatccagaggcccccagaacacaagagaccaaggaagaccaacagaggggcagccgcgccactgtcccagaaagagctgaggagagtcccagatgagggctcactcagcagccgcggagcagaagccagggggagttgcagtgacgcgcccgtgagctccaccggcagccagctgcgcctgagtgaccgagccccaggccgagaggccggggtcaccccacctccgaagtggcccgagcgagccccaggctccaggccccgataagcggccgccaaggagtgagccggtgtgtacctggacgcccatccccggacacaaagaaccaccaacacaccgatgTCCGAGGGGgaccgccactggcaggggaagtggtggtagggggagataggcctccaaaccttggagggcctaagatgtccccagagaggtggcgcctgacacccaacctgacatatagacacagaaatacaggcacacacagatacaaacatccaatcccaccctcatgctctcatgcacttactccacactcaaccaatgtggagacagacataaagagacgctgtacacacgatcacactccccaagcgtactctacaaaccgggtctaggtacccttgcccctggagggggaactgcacctagacccaggtggtgttacccttttccctgcgttggggggaggcagaccgccccgactccgcagcagcagggaggccccacactccagaccgcagtcggacggccaactcctcctcctagcccccccccgctccagcaggtcgcagagaatgggggtgagagaagactccaaacctccctccacccgctcattgtagtgttgatgcatgtgtgttctaaggtgcatttaaaacccaggagggcatggaggtacctgccagagagcggaaggtaagcgcatggtccctcctgctagccctcaatgtctacgtgtatgtGACTTGTATTACGACAAGACAACCAACCTTCACATACAGGCAACCTGCCCATCCACCCTTGGCTTCCACAAGTGAGTTCTCCTCCACCAACTGGCATATACCTGATTCGAGGGGAAAAGGTTGGTTTAGAAATTTTATTTCACATGACACAGAACagcaagtttttgtttttttaagacatGGAATTGCAACATTTTAGTGATTTAACATGATACTACTAACTTCAATCAAAAAATTAATTATCTTAACACTTTTTATTAGAGCTAACATCGTATTACTAACCCAATGTTACAAATGAGCACTGCTTTATCACCAAATTCAGTCCCAGGACGATATTCAATCTGTCCATCTTGAACGTCTTCCACAGAGAAACAGTTCTTCCCTGAAATAGGAAAGATGAGGATTAAATTGGTTCTTTAGAAATTTTTAGATGATATTATGTATAATTAATTCCACAAATAAAGTGTACTGCTTATGTAACATGTTCATGTGAGTATTTTTCTAGAGGtcgagattttttttaaacaacaattTTAAGAATGTTTCCAGGATGGGGAGTAAATTCTACCAGACACCCATTCTCATGTGCTTAAACTGGCTGTGAAACACAGCTGCTATAaggaatttgaatttaaaatcaATTGTTAATATTTACTTTGGCATTTCAACCCCAGAGGGCTCCAACTTCCAGCAGTACAAGTAATACGTGGGGACCCTCCTGCAGACTTATATCCAGTGTTACAGGCAAAAGTAACTGTGGTCCCATCTGGAAAACTAGTTAGAAGAATGTCATTGCCCTTTAAATCCATATTTTCTCCTTTAGGAGGTCTGGGACAGTTTTGAGCtgtacatggaaaaaaaaagaaaaagacaaaaaataaagacaaaaacagagaacaAGTTCTTGAAAGAAATTGAAAACACTTACCGGTACTGATACATTTTGGAGGCTCAGGCTTGAATGTTCCATCATCCGAACAATGCAACTGTCTCGATCCAACAACTGTATAATCCTTTTTACAGGTGTAATCTATAACATCATTATATTCATAGAGATCTTTATTTGGACTGAAAGAGCCATCTTGTACTACAGGGGGTGATTCACATTGTGTCACtgggaaataaaaatacaaatctattgtttttttgtattgtattgtattgtatctttatttgtttcagacatataaaacaaaaaacaatatatacacactacatatattttcatttacagatacgaatatatatgtagatatacacacacacacgtatgtgttcagataaacaaaaaaatataatgaaataaaacaaaatcgtcTGACATAATGTAACAATGTTTGGTCTGAAAAGGAGTAGGAAGAAGTATGAACATACTTATTAATTCCTACCCCTGCTCAACATCTTATTGATCCCACATAATTCACCTAATTCCCATCATCACATACTCCACACAATACACGAGGAGAACCTATATAAACTTGGCTACCGTGATTGATATAATTTGGatataatttgatatttttatacatACAATGGGTGATCATCTTTATCGGTATCATATTCTTCCAAAATCAGTTTTCGAAGTATTTTCATGAACTTACTAATTCCTGAGCATTGCTGTAGATCTATAGTAAAACTATTCCAGTTTTACCCCATAAATAGTGACACAAAAGGTTTTAACCTTTGACCGTGCTTTAAGAATCCTTAGATTCAATTTCCCCCTCAATTCATAGTCTCCTTCTCTGTCATAGAACATCCTCTGTATATTTCCTGGTAACATATTGTATCTGGCCTTGTACataatttttgcagttttatattttataagatCCATAAACTTCAgtatttttaatacaaaaacatGATGTTAGTATGGTCTCTAAATCCTGCTTTATTAATCATcctgattgcttttttttgaATTTTACATATTGGTTGAAGTGCAGTTTTATATGTGTTTCCCCAAATTTCCACACAGTATTCCAAATATGGCAATATAAGTGAACAATAAAGTACCCGGAGTGATTTGGAaggcaaaaaatatttaactttacTTAGTACGGAGATGCTTCTTGACAGTTTGGCTTGTATATGCTTTATGTGAGGTTTCCAGCAGATTTTGTTATCTATTATCACACCCAGAAATTTTGTATCCGAAACTTGCTCTATTTCAACATTGTTTACTAATAATTTTGCTCCTGCATCTTTTTTACAATTTCCGAATAacataaatgtagttttttttccaaatttaaTGATAGCTTATTTCTATCAAaccatgttttcagtttaatcatttcttGTGTGACAATTTCCAAAAGCTGCTGTAAATTCTCTccagcacaaaaaatatttgtatcatctgcaaatagaATAAACTGTAGTATATCTGATGTTCTGCATATATCATTGATATAGAGGATAAACAGCTTTGGTCCCAATACTGACCCCTGCGGAACTCCACAAACAATCTATCAGAATGAAAACAAGCAGTGAGCTTTTAAGCAGGGGTGTGACTTGTATTACGACAAGACAACCAACCTTCACATACAGGCAACCTGCCCGTCCACCCTTGGCTTCCACAAGTGAGTTCTCCTCCACCAACTGGCATATACCTGATTCGAGGGGAAAAGGTTGGTTTAGAAATTTTATTTCACATGACACAGAACagcaagtttttgtttttttaagacatGGAATTGCAACATTTTAGTGATTTAACATGATACTACTAACTTCAATCAAAAAATTAATTATCTTAACACTTTTTATTAGAGCTAACATCGTATTACTAACCCAATGTTACAAATGAGCACTGCTTTATCACCAAATTCAGTCCCAGGACGATATTCAATCTGTCCATCTTGAACGTTTTCCACAGAGAAACAGTTCTTCCCTGAAATAGGAAAGATGAGGATTAAATTGGTTCTTTAGAAAATTTTAGATGATATTATGTATAATTAATTCCACAAAGAAAGTGTACTGCTTATGTAACATGTTCATGTGAGTATTTTTCTAGAGGtcgagattttttttaaacaacaattTTAAGAATGTTTCCAGGATGGGGAGTAAATTCTACCAGACACCCATTCTCATGTGCTTAAACTGGCTGTGAAGTACAGCTGCAATAaggaatttgaatttaaaatcaATTGTTAATATTTACTTTGGCATTTCAACCCCAGAGGGCTCCAACTTCCAGCAGTACAAGTAATACGTGGGGACCCTCCTGCAGACTCATATCCAATATTACAGGCAAAAGTAACTGTGGTCCCATCTGGGAAACTAGTTAGAAGAATGTCATTGCCCTTTAAATCCATATTTTCTCCTTTAGGAGGTCTGGGACAGTTTTGAGCTGTACTtgggaaaagaaagagagaaagaaaaaagatacaGACAAAAAAGAGAACAGAATTTTAAGACGAAACACCATGCTGTGTTTCTCAAGCTAATCCACTCACCTTGAGCAGTAATTGCCAAAAAGCCAAGACTGCTCAGCAGAAGGACTGCAGTAATAGCCATGACAGGATCTGACAGGTTTAACTAAAACCAAGAGTCCTTTCTGGTacaaaacaaaggcaaacaCAAGAAAGATAATTAGAGATATTACTCTGTCATGATGGCTGGTACTAACAAAGGTTCTCCATTCAAGAAGATCTGTCACTGCTAACAAATTAATTAACAGACAGGTGGGAGGTGCAAACATTCGGTCAAGTTTATATAGTTCGCTAAACCAAAACCTTAACAGTAACCAAGTTTAggttttaaatatgaaatatcAGAAAATACTcgcttccttttttccccttttgtcaCAGCCGAAAACAAACCCAAAGTCTTTCCACATTTTATAACTTGAAGGCCACGATGGCACGTTCAACATATATGTTGAACTAAATGGCAATTAGGTACGGAAAATGTCTGGGAATTCTCGCAGGTCACGTATCCTTGATCCAAAGATACCATGGgtggtaaaaacaaacaaaaaaacaaccataaataataataataatgataacaataataataataataaatagtaGTGACAGTTAAAACAGACAATACCATACCTTACGTCTGAATCGCAGTGGTGGCCGCTACCAGTTCTGTCCTGAAAGCTTATTTggggtttctgtttgttttaatgtgggTTGCGTCCCCTTCTCGGAAGCGCGGTCAAACAGTGACATGCTTTTTCTTCAGCCAAAAGTTTCAGACTTTAGACCACGGTTTGCAAACTTTATAACATAGTAATGAAATACACGAAAGAAACAAAGCTCTTAAGTTTGTGTAGATTCACATAAAATGAGTGTATTGTAGTGGTACATATTCAACCTCA
This region of Maylandia zebra isolate NMK-2024a linkage group LG20, Mzebra_GT3a, whole genome shotgun sequence genomic DNA includes:
- the LOC112429769 gene encoding complement component receptor 1-like protein isoform X2, translating into MAITAVLLLSSLGFLAITAQAQNCPRPPKGENMDLKGNDILLTSFPDGTTVTFACNIGYESAGGSPRITCTAGSWSPLGLKCQRKNCFSVENVQDGQIEYRPGTEFGDKAVLICNIGYMPVGGGELTCGSQGWTGRLPVCEVTQCESPPVVQDGSFSPNKDLYEYNDVIDYTCKKDYTVVGSRQLHCSDDGTFKPEPPKCISTAQNCPRPPKGENMDLKGNDILLTSFPDGTTVTFACNTGYKSAGGSPRITCTAGSWSPLGLKCQRKNCFSVEDVQDGQIEYRPGTEFGDKAVLICNIGYMPVGGGELTCGSQGWMGRLPVCEVTQCESPPVVQDGSFSPNKDLYEYNNVIYYTCKKDYTVVGSRQSYCSDDGTFKPEPPKCIKVECEDPEISFGQLSSGARPPYGYLSTVTLQCNAGYTMTGSATVTCELNGQWSPGLPQCIRKIWIS
- the LOC112429769 gene encoding membrane cofactor protein-like isoform X3 gives rise to the protein MAITAVLLLSSLGFLAITAQAQNCPRPPKGENMDLKGNDILLTSFPDGTTVTFACNIGYESAGGSPRITCTAGSWSPLGLKCQRKNCFSVENVQDGQIEYRPGTEFGDKAVLICNIGYMPVGGGELTCGSQGWTGRLPVCEAQNCPRPPKGENMDLKGNDILLTSFPDGTTVTFACNTGYKSAGGSPRITCTAGSWSPLGLKCQRKNCFSVEDVQDGQIEYRPGTEFGDKAVLICNIGYMPVGGGELTCGSQGWMGRLPVCEVTQCESPPVVQDGSFSPNKDLYEYNNVIYYTCKKDYTVVGSRQSYCSDDGTFKPEPPKCIKVECEDPEISFGQLSSGARPPYGYLSTVTLQCNAGYTMTGSATVTCELNGQWSPGLPQCIRKSKIKIIICKC
- the LOC112429769 gene encoding complement component receptor 1-like protein isoform X4, with translation MAITAVLLLSSLGFLAITAQGKNCFSVENVQDGQIEYRPGTEFGDKAVLICNIGYMPVGGGELTCGSQGWTGRLPVCEVTQCESPPVVQDGSFSPNKDLYEYNDVIDYTCKKDYTVVGSRQLHCSDDGTFKPEPPKCISTAQNCPRPPKGENMDLKGNDILLTSFPDGTTVTFACNTGYKSAGGSPRITCTAGSWSPLGLKCQRKNCFSVEDVQDGQIEYRPGTEFGDKAVLICNIGYMPVGGGELTCGSQGWMGRLPVCEVTQCESPPVVQDGSFSPNKDLYEYNNVIYYTCKKDYTVVGSRQSYCSDDGTFKPEPPKCIKVECEDPEISFGQLSSGARPPYGYLSTVTLQCNAGYTMTGSATVTCELNGQWSPGLPQCIRKSKIKIIICKC
- the LOC112429769 gene encoding complement component receptor 1-like protein isoform X5 — encoded protein: MAITAVLLLSSLGFLAITAQAQNCPRPPKGENMDLKGNDILLTSFPDGTTVTFACNIGYESAGGSPRITCTAGSWSPLGLKCQRKNCFSVENVQDGQIEYRPGTEFGDKAVLICNIGYMPVGGGELTCGSQGWTGRLPVCEVTQCESPPVVQDGSFSPNKDLYEYNDVIDYTCKKDYTVVGSRQLHCSDDGTFKPEPPKCISTGKNCFSVEDVQDGQIEYRPGTEFGDKAVLICNIGYMPVGGGELTCGSQGWMGRLPVCEVTQCESPPVVQDGSFSPNKDLYEYNNVIYYTCKKDYTVVGSRQSYCSDDGTFKPEPPKCIKVECEDPEISFGQLSSGARPPYGYLSTVTLQCNAGYTMTGSATVTCELNGQWSPGLPQCIRKSKIKIIICKC
- the LOC112429769 gene encoding complement component receptor 1-like protein isoform X1, which encodes MAITAVLLLSSLGFLAITAQAQNCPRPPKGENMDLKGNDILLTSFPDGTTVTFACNIGYESAGGSPRITCTAGSWSPLGLKCQRKNCFSVENVQDGQIEYRPGTEFGDKAVLICNIGYMPVGGGELTCGSQGWTGRLPVCEVTQCESPPVVQDGSFSPNKDLYEYNDVIDYTCKKDYTVVGSRQLHCSDDGTFKPEPPKCISTAQNCPRPPKGENMDLKGNDILLTSFPDGTTVTFACNTGYKSAGGSPRITCTAGSWSPLGLKCQRKNCFSVEDVQDGQIEYRPGTEFGDKAVLICNIGYMPVGGGELTCGSQGWMGRLPVCEVTQCESPPVVQDGSFSPNKDLYEYNNVIYYTCKKDYTVVGSRQSYCSDDGTFKPEPPKCIKVECEDPEISFGQLSSGARPPYGYLSTVTLQCNAGYTMTGSATVTCELNGQWSPGLPQCIRKSKIKIIICKC
- the LOC112429769 gene encoding complement component receptor 1-like protein isoform X6 encodes the protein MAITAVLLLSSLGFLAITAQAQNCPRPPKGENMDLKGNDILLTSFPDGTTVTFACNIGYESAGGSPRITCTAGSWSPLGLKCQRKNCFSVENVQDGQIEYRPGTEFGDKAVLICNIGYMPVGGGELTCGSQGWTGRLPVCEVTQCESPPVVQDGSFSPNKDLYEYNDVIDYTCKKDYTVVGSRQLHCSDDGTFKPEPPKCISTAQNCPRPPKGENMDLKGNDILLTSFPDGTTVTFACNTGYKSAGGSPRITCTAGSWSPLGLKCQRKNCFSVEDVQDGQIEYRPGTEFGDKAVLICNIGYMPVGGGELTCGSQGWMGRLPVCEGTSMPSWVLNAP